The genomic region TACACAATCCTCTATCACAGTTTTAAGCGACTCTTCTAATTTCTTACCATTTATATCATGCTGATACTGTCCAACACCTATTGATTTAGGATCTATTTTAACAAGTTCAACTAAAGGATCTTGCAATCTCCTTCCTATTGAAATTGCTCCTCTTATAGTAACATCTAAATCAGGATACTCTTTACTTGCAAGTTCAGAGGCTGAATAAACAGAAGCTCCAGCTTCTGATACTATTACATAAGATAAATCTATACCCTTCTCTTTCTTAACCTCATTTATAATTTCACCAACAATTTCTTCAGTTTCACGACTTGCAGTACCATTTCCTAACGAAATTAAACTTACGTTGTATTTATAAATTAACTCCTTTAACTTTTTCTTACTTTCCTCAACTTTTTTAACAGGCTCATTTGGATATATTAGTAGTCGAATCCAAATATGTTCCTGTATCACTTAATATACAAACTTTACAACCAGTACGAAATCCAGGATCAATCGCCATGACAACTTTATTTTTTATTGGAGGCTGCATAAGCAGCGCTTTTAAATTCTCCTTAAATATAATAATTGCACCATCTTCTGCCTCTATGCTTAAATCCTTTCTAATTTCTCTGATAATCGAAGGTACTATAAGTCTTTTTAAAGAATCATTTATAGCCTCTAATATTAATTCATTACATTTTTCATTCTCAACCATAATATTAGAAAATATCCTATTTATAATTTCACTTTCTCCGAAAGATATCTTAACTTTTAAAATTCCCTCTTTCTCTCCTCTATTAATAGCTAATATCCTGTGAGGAGGTATCACCCTTACTTTTTCACTATATTCGTAATATCCCTCATATTGAGTCCTCTTATCACTTTCTCCACATGTTTCAATAATTCCATTCTCAAATATATAATTACGAATAAATTTTCTAAAATCTGCATTATCTGAAATTGTTTCAGATATTATATCCTTAGCTCCATTTAAAGCATCTTGTCCACCTTTAATGCCTAATTCCTCATTTATATACTTTTCACTCTCTTTCATAATATCCCCATTAAACTCTTTATGTAAAATGATATCCGAAAGTGGTTTTAATCCTTTTTCCTCTGCAATAATTGCACGGGTTCTTTTCTTTGGTTTAAATGGCCTATACACATCTTCTATTTCAACCAATGTATTAGCTTTTAAAATATTATCTCTAATCTCATCTGTCAACTTCCCCTGTTCATCAATCAAACGTATAATATTATCTTTCTTTTCATTCAGATTTCTTAAATAATTAAGTCTAACCTCAAATTTTCTTAATACAACATCATCGAGAGAACCTGTTGCTTCTTTCCTATATCTACTTATAAATGGAACTGTATTACCCTCATCTAATAGGTTAATTACATTATCAACATATTTTTTATCAATTAAAAACTCACTAGATAAAATTTTAGAAATATCCATATTAATTCCTCCCATTGTCATAAATTTACTTTTCTCTATCAATAGAGCCTTTTATATGATTTTTTATAAATATATCAATATCTCCATCAAGCACCTTATTTATATCTGATATTTCAACATTCATTCTATGATCCTTAACAAGTGTATATGGATGCATAACATATGACCTTATTTGACTCCCAAATCCAATTTCTTTTAGATCACCCGTTAAATCCTCAAGTTTCTCCTTATGGGTTCTATCCTTAAGTTCAATCAATTTAGATACTAGCATTTTCATCGCAGTTTCCTTATTTGATAACTGACTCCTCTCATTTTGACATTGAACAACTATACCTGTCTTTAAATGAGTTATTCTAACTGCAGACTCCGTTTTATTGACATGCTGTCCCCCTGCGCCACTAGCCCTATATGTATCAATTTTAAGTTCACTCTCATTTATCTTAACTTCCTTTATATTCTGTATCTCTGGTAAAATCTCGACAGATGCAAAAGATGTTTGTCTTTTACCATTAGCATTAAAAGGGGAAATTCTAACAAGTCTATGTATGCCTCTTTCCCCCTTCATATAACCATAAGCATACTCACCTTCAATTTTTATAGTAGCACTTTTTATTCCTGCTTCATCACCTATAGTGTACTCAATAACATTTAAAGTAAATTTATTTTCCTCTCCCCATCTCATATACATTCTAAAAAGCATCTCACTCCAGTCTTGAGCATCAACTCCACCAGCACCAGCATGAATAGTTAAAAAAGCATTATTTTTATCATACTCACCGTTTAAAATAGTCCTAATACTAAGATTATCTATAAGATCTTTAAATTTATAAAAATCATCTTTAAATATCTTTATATATTCCTCATCATTATCATCCTTAATAAGCTCTAACGACTCTAATAAATATTCATAATCTTTAGATAAATTATTTACTTCGTCTATTCTATCTTTTAAACTCTTGCTAATCCTAACTATTCTAGTACTATTTTCAACATCGTCCCAAAATTTAGTATCCTCCATCATAATAGAATACTCTTCAAGTTTCTTATTTAAATTATCTAAGTCAAAGAAACCCCCTTATAACATCAAAATTCTCCTTTATATCCTTGAGCTCACTCTTAAAATATTGATAATCAAACATAACTTTCTCCTCTGTATATAAAAAGCTGCTAAAAAGCAGCTAAAATAAAATTTAAGAATTTTTACCACAACAAGACTTATATTTCTTTCCACTCCCGCAAGGACAGTTATCATTCCTTCCAACTTTAGCTTCTTTCCTAATTGGTTTTGCTTTAGTATCAGAAGAAGTTTCATTCGTACCTGTTTCCCTAGCAACTCTTTCTCTCTGAGGAGCTTTATCACCTCTAACGTGCATTAAATACTTGATAGTATCCAATTTTATATTCATTATCATCTCTTCAAACATAGCACTTCCCTCATATTGATATGCCTGAATTGGATCTTGTTGTTTATATGCTCTAAGCCCTATACCTTGTTTTAAATGATCCATATTATTTATATGATCCATCCATTTAAGGTCAACAACTCTAAGTAATATTACTCTCTCAACCTCACGAAGCTGTTTTTCTCCGAACTCCTCCTCTTTTTTTGCATATATTTTCTTTGCTATAGACACATATTTATTTATTATTTCCTTTGTATTTAAATCTTCAAGCATCTCAGGCTTAATTAACCCAACAGGAACATACAACATTTCCATATATTCTATAAGTTTATTTAAATCATTTTCTTCAGAATCAGATCCAAGTAAGTGTACATTAACCTCATATGAAACAACATCTTCAATCATAGAAATTATTTGTTCCTTTAAATTTTCACCCTCAAGTACTCT from Candidatus Arthromitus sp. SFB-mouse-Japan harbors:
- the prfB gene encoding peptide chain release factor 2 (programmed frameshift) is translated as MFDYQYFKSELKDIKENFDVIGGFFDLDNLNKKLEEYSIMMEDTKFWDDVENSTRIVRISKSLKDRIDEVNNLSKDYEYLLESLELIKDDNDEEYIKIFKDDFYKFKDLIDNLSIRTILNGEYDKNNAFLTIHAGAGGVDAQDWSEMLFRMYMRWGEENKFTLNVIEYTIGDEAGIKSATIKIEGEYAYGYMKGERGIHRLVRISPFNANGKRQTSFASVEILPEIQNIKEVKINESELKIDTYRASGAGGQHVNKTESAVRITHLKTGIVVQCQNERSQLSNKETAMKMLVSKLIELKDRTHKEKLEDLTGDLKEIGFGSQIRSYVMHPYTLVKDHRMNVEISDINKVLDGDIDIFIKNHIKGSIDREK